A single Bosea sp. PAMC 26642 DNA region contains:
- a CDS encoding transporter substrate-binding domain-containing protein produces MPILPTLLKFKAALLRAGGALVLSGLGHAAFAQAPSTQLDAIQSRGVLQICTTGDYKPFTLAKDGAYEGIDIELAKSLAKAIGVEAKFVGTKWSDLLTDMGSGKCDVAMGGISVTLDRQKKVFFSSPYLVNGKAPIVRCADKAKFQTIADIDKPETRVVVNPGGTNERFVRANFKKADIRVYPDNVTIFDEILAGRADLMISESIETKVQEKAKPGLCAVNPDEPLQYGEMGYMLPRGDATFKAFVDQWLHLAKASGEFAGIYGQFVK; encoded by the coding sequence ATGCCGATCCTGCCCACTCTCTTGAAGTTCAAGGCAGCGCTGCTGCGCGCCGGCGGCGCCCTCGTACTCTCGGGGCTCGGCCACGCCGCCTTCGCGCAGGCGCCGTCGACCCAGCTCGACGCGATCCAGAGCCGTGGCGTCCTGCAGATCTGCACGACGGGGGACTACAAGCCCTTCACCCTGGCCAAGGACGGCGCTTACGAGGGCATCGACATCGAGCTGGCGAAATCGCTGGCCAAGGCGATCGGCGTCGAGGCCAAATTCGTCGGCACGAAATGGTCCGATCTCCTGACCGACATGGGATCGGGCAAATGCGACGTCGCGATGGGCGGCATCTCGGTGACGCTCGACCGCCAGAAGAAGGTGTTCTTCTCTTCGCCCTATCTGGTCAACGGCAAGGCCCCGATCGTGCGCTGCGCCGACAAGGCGAAGTTCCAGACCATCGCCGACATCGACAAGCCGGAGACGCGGGTGGTGGTCAACCCGGGCGGAACCAACGAGCGCTTCGTGCGGGCGAACTTCAAGAAGGCCGACATCCGCGTCTATCCCGACAACGTCACGATCTTCGACGAGATTCTGGCCGGCCGCGCCGATCTGATGATATCGGAATCGATCGAGACCAAGGTGCAGGAGAAGGCCAAGCCCGGTCTCTGCGCCGTCAACCCGGACGAGCCGCTGCAATATGGCGAGATGGGCTACATGCTGCCGCGCGGCGACGCGACCTTCAAGGCCTTCGTCGACCAGTGGCTGCACCTGGCCAAGGCGAGCGGCGAGTTCGCGGGGATTTATGGGCAATTCGTGAAGTGA
- the hisA gene encoding 1-(5-phosphoribosyl)-5-[(5-phosphoribosylamino)methylideneamino]imidazole-4-carboxamide isomerase, whose translation MDAVILFPAIDLKHGQCVRLKQGDMDQATVFNDDPAAQGAAFESQGFQWLHVVDLDGAFAGKPMNASAVEAILARVAFPVQLGGGIRDMKTVEGWLSKGIARVIIGTAAVRDPAFVREAAKAFPGKVAVGIDARDGFVAVEGWAETSALAADDLGRRFEDAGVAAIVYTDIARDGMLQGINWDGTIALANALTIPVIASGGLASMADIERLCAPDAAILEGAITGRALYDGRIEPKAALEWLAQAGR comes from the coding sequence CTGGACGCCGTGATTCTGTTTCCCGCGATCGATCTCAAACACGGCCAATGCGTCCGCCTCAAGCAGGGCGACATGGACCAGGCCACGGTCTTCAACGACGACCCGGCCGCGCAAGGAGCAGCCTTCGAATCCCAAGGCTTCCAATGGCTGCATGTCGTCGATCTCGACGGCGCCTTTGCCGGCAAGCCGATGAATGCGTCAGCCGTCGAAGCGATCCTGGCCCGCGTCGCCTTCCCGGTGCAGCTCGGCGGCGGCATCCGCGACATGAAGACCGTCGAGGGTTGGCTGTCGAAGGGCATTGCCCGCGTCATCATCGGCACGGCCGCCGTGCGCGACCCCGCCTTCGTCCGCGAGGCGGCAAAGGCCTTTCCCGGAAAAGTCGCGGTCGGCATCGATGCGCGCGACGGCTTTGTCGCGGTCGAGGGCTGGGCCGAGACCTCGGCGCTTGCCGCCGACGATCTGGGACGCCGCTTCGAGGATGCCGGCGTCGCCGCGATCGTCTACACCGACATCGCTCGCGACGGGATGCTGCAGGGCATCAACTGGGACGGCACGATCGCGCTGGCGAACGCGCTGACGATCCCGGTCATCGCCTCGGGAGGATTGGCCTCGATGGCCGATATCGAGCGGCTCTGCGCGCCCGATGCCGCGATCCTGGAAGGCGCGATCACCGGCCGCGCGCTTTATGACGGACGCATTGAGCCGAAGGCGGCGTTGGAGTGGCTGGCGCAGGCCGGGCGCTGA
- a CDS encoding DUF29 domain-containing protein: MANSQTLKKPLQTEPGYEQDFYFWAFRQAALLREGRLTELDIANVAEELETLGRAEFNSLVSVLRVLTMHMLKWDYQPEKSSRSWILTITNQRLDLTDVLAENPGLKPRFGEALERAYKRAHLDAANETGLDMKQFPVECPYDLAAITERDFG; this comes from the coding sequence ATGGCGAACTCGCAGACCTTGAAAAAGCCGCTGCAAACCGAACCTGGGTACGAACAGGACTTCTATTTCTGGGCGTTTCGTCAGGCTGCCCTGTTGCGAGAGGGGCGGCTAACGGAACTCGACATCGCCAATGTGGCCGAGGAGCTGGAAACCTTGGGGCGGGCCGAATTCAATTCGCTCGTCAGTGTGCTGCGCGTGCTGACGATGCATATGCTGAAATGGGACTACCAGCCCGAAAAGAGCAGCAGAAGCTGGATACTAACGATTACGAACCAGCGTCTCGACTTAACGGATGTGCTGGCCGAGAATCCCGGCTTGAAGCCGCGTTTCGGTGAGGCGCTCGAACGTGCCTATAAGCGCGCCCACCTCGACGCCGCGAACGAGACGGGGCTCGACATGAAGCAATTCCCTGTCGAATGCCCTTATGATCTCGCTGCGATCACCGAGCGCGACTTTGGCTGA
- a CDS encoding Gfo/Idh/MocA family protein: MTRRIGIAIIGLGPASLPHSKSLLDLKDRAEVRFAVSRSPERAAAFGREFPFPTTTDLDAVLADPTIEAAIVLTPPSSHLDVSRRCLQAGKHVLVEKPLELTSARGAELVAAGRASGKILAVVLQHRFRPASLRLKTALDDGELGSIEAAFLHVPWWRPQAYYDEPGRGTLKRDGGGVLLTQAIHSLDLFRSLVGVSKVVAAQARTTGLHRMETEDYVSALLETGNGAPATLVTTTAAYPGHPERIEITGSRGFAALVGGRLELAFLDGRWEVVEAEGSTGSGANIMDFPHDAHRAVIGDFLDAIVEGRDPVVTGEEALASQHLVDAILKAAGWPASPKAEG, translated from the coding sequence ATGACGCGCAGGATCGGGATCGCCATCATCGGGCTCGGGCCGGCCTCGCTGCCGCACTCGAAGAGCCTGCTCGACTTGAAGGACCGCGCCGAGGTGCGTTTCGCCGTCAGCCGTTCGCCCGAGCGTGCCGCCGCCTTCGGCCGCGAGTTTCCTTTCCCGACCACGACCGATCTCGACGCGGTGCTGGCCGACCCGACCATCGAGGCCGCGATCGTGCTGACGCCGCCCTCGAGCCATCTCGATGTGTCGCGGCGCTGTCTCCAAGCCGGCAAGCACGTGCTGGTCGAGAAGCCGCTGGAGCTGACAAGCGCGCGGGGTGCGGAACTGGTGGCGGCCGGACGCGCGAGCGGAAAGATCCTCGCCGTCGTGCTGCAGCACCGCTTCCGGCCCGCCAGCCTGAGACTGAAAACCGCGCTCGACGACGGCGAACTCGGTAGCATCGAAGCCGCGTTCCTGCACGTGCCGTGGTGGCGGCCGCAGGCCTATTACGACGAGCCCGGCCGCGGCACGCTCAAGCGCGACGGCGGCGGGGTGCTGCTGACGCAGGCGATCCATTCGCTCGACCTGTTTCGCTCGCTGGTCGGCGTCTCGAAGGTGGTCGCGGCGCAGGCGCGCACCACGGGGCTGCATCGCATGGAGACCGAGGACTACGTCTCGGCCCTGCTGGAGACCGGCAATGGCGCGCCTGCAACGCTGGTCACCACGACCGCGGCCTATCCCGGCCATCCCGAGCGCATCGAGATCACCGGCAGCAGGGGATTTGCCGCCCTGGTCGGCGGGCGTCTCGAACTCGCCTTCCTCGACGGGCGCTGGGAGGTGGTCGAGGCCGAGGGATCGACCGGCAGCGGCGCCAACATCATGGATTTCCCCCATGACGCCCACCGCGCCGTGATCGGCGATTTCCTCGACGCCATCGTCGAAGGCCGCGATCCCGTCGTCACCGGCGAGGAAGCGCTGGCCTCGCAGCATCTGGTCGATGCGATCCTGAAGGCCGCCGGCTGGCCGGCTTCGCCGAAAGCGGAAGGCTGA
- a CDS encoding AGE family epimerase/isomerase: MDGYGADAIEAWLTGTLLPGWLARIHDPAQPGFPDLVEADGMVVRSEMRSTLVTARLSYVFSHAHLLGVPGALEAARHGMDFLWTRCRRPDGRFSHRCTPEGEPVDAKSDFYDLAFVLFALGWHARASAEPVWLDRAEEVMSFIETDLAHPAGGFAEDTLGALPRRQNPHMHLLEACHALAQSSGDGRWLDRAEALVQLMQAYMLDHRTGSLGEFFDEDWRLAAGLPGQVREPGHHYEWTWLLHHHDGLTGTTRARDAARTLYAFAGRHHCEGTVHPVVNEIGPDGAIIDGAALLWPQTEYLKALVARIEFEGDAEAASRLDPHLALMFERFVDRKTGLWTNRIDAAGESVVAQVPVRVLYHLLLALAEVVRVKRLIAAKT, encoded by the coding sequence ATGGATGGATATGGAGCCGACGCGATCGAGGCCTGGCTGACCGGTACGTTGCTGCCGGGCTGGCTGGCGCGCATTCACGACCCGGCGCAACCGGGTTTTCCCGATCTGGTCGAGGCCGACGGCATGGTCGTCCGAAGCGAGATGCGCAGCACGCTGGTGACGGCGCGGCTCTCCTACGTGTTCAGCCACGCCCATCTTCTGGGGGTCCCTGGCGCGCTGGAGGCCGCACGCCACGGCATGGATTTCCTCTGGACGCGCTGTCGCCGCCCCGATGGGCGTTTCAGCCACCGTTGCACGCCCGAAGGCGAGCCCGTTGACGCAAAGTCCGATTTCTACGACCTCGCCTTCGTCCTGTTCGCGCTCGGCTGGCATGCCCGCGCCAGCGCCGAGCCGGTCTGGCTCGATCGCGCCGAGGAGGTGATGAGCTTCATCGAGACGGATCTCGCCCATCCGGCAGGCGGTTTCGCCGAGGATACGCTCGGCGCGCTTCCGCGTCGGCAGAACCCGCATATGCACCTGCTCGAAGCCTGCCACGCTCTGGCGCAGTCGTCCGGCGACGGGCGCTGGCTCGATCGCGCCGAGGCGCTTGTCCAGTTGATGCAGGCCTATATGCTCGATCACCGCACCGGCTCTCTCGGCGAGTTCTTCGACGAGGATTGGCGACTGGCCGCCGGCCTGCCGGGACAGGTTCGCGAGCCGGGACACCATTACGAATGGACCTGGCTGCTGCATCACCACGACGGGCTGACCGGCACGACGCGGGCGCGCGACGCGGCGCGGACGCTCTACGCCTTCGCCGGGCGCCATCATTGCGAAGGCACGGTGCATCCGGTCGTCAACGAGATCGGCCCCGACGGCGCTATCATCGACGGCGCTGCGCTGCTCTGGCCGCAGACCGAATATCTCAAGGCGCTTGTGGCCCGCATCGAATTCGAGGGGGACGCGGAAGCCGCGTCGCGGCTCGACCCGCATCTCGCGCTGATGTTCGAGCGCTTCGTCGATCGCAAGACCGGGCTCTGGACCAACCGCATCGACGCCGCAGGCGAGTCGGTCGTCGCGCAGGTGCCGGTGCGCGTGCTCTACCATCTGCTGCTGGCGCTGGCGGAGGTGGTGCGGGTCAAGCGGCTGATCGCGGCCAAGACCTGA
- a CDS encoding YqaA family protein — MESFVSLAGMAGAAFVAATLLPAQSEAVFVGLLAAKTVDPFMLFLVASIANTAGSVVNWWLGRLIADGGIERLPVRLRPDPAKLEKAQIWFARFGWPSLLFAWLPIGGDPLTLIAGTLGYPLGRFVLLVFIGKAARYAVLWVGWTALF, encoded by the coding sequence ATGGAATCGTTCGTCTCGCTCGCCGGCATGGCGGGCGCGGCCTTCGTCGCGGCCACGCTCCTGCCGGCGCAATCCGAGGCGGTCTTCGTCGGCCTTCTGGCGGCGAAGACGGTCGATCCGTTCATGCTCTTCCTCGTCGCGAGCATCGCCAACACCGCGGGCTCGGTCGTCAACTGGTGGCTTGGCCGGCTGATCGCGGATGGCGGCATCGAGCGCCTCCCGGTTCGACTGCGGCCGGATCCCGCCAAGCTTGAAAAAGCGCAAATCTGGTTTGCGCGTTTTGGCTGGCCCTCGCTGCTCTTCGCCTGGCTGCCGATCGGGGGCGACCCGCTGACGCTCATCGCCGGCACGCTGGGCTATCCGCTCGGCCGCTTCGTTCTGCTCGTGTTCATCGGCAAGGCGGCACGTTATGCCGTGCTCTGGGTCGGCTGGACCGCCTTGTTTTGA
- the hisF gene encoding imidazole glycerol phosphate synthase subunit HisF, giving the protein MTLKTRIIPCLDVKDGRVVKGVKFLDLVDAGDPVAAAKAYDAAGADELCFLDITASHEDRGILFDVVTRTAEACFMPLTVGGGVRKVEDIRALLLAGADKVSINTAAVTNRGFVRDAAEKFGSQCVVVAIDAKQVSPGRWEIFTHGGRNPTGLEAVAFAREVVSLGAGELLVTSMDRDGTKVGYDLGLTCTIADAVPVPVIASGGVGDLDDLVAGVREGHASAVLAASIFHFGTYTIPQAKAHMAAAGLAMRLD; this is encoded by the coding sequence ATGACCCTGAAAACCCGCATCATCCCCTGCCTCGACGTCAAGGACGGCCGCGTCGTCAAGGGCGTGAAATTTCTTGATCTCGTCGATGCCGGCGATCCTGTCGCAGCTGCAAAAGCTTATGATGCGGCCGGCGCCGACGAACTCTGCTTCCTCGACATCACGGCGAGCCATGAGGATCGCGGCATCCTGTTCGACGTCGTCACCCGCACGGCCGAGGCCTGTTTCATGCCGCTCACCGTCGGCGGAGGCGTACGCAAGGTCGAGGATATCCGTGCGCTGCTGCTGGCGGGCGCCGACAAGGTCTCGATCAACACCGCCGCCGTGACCAATCGCGGCTTTGTCAGGGATGCGGCTGAGAAATTCGGCAGCCAATGCGTCGTGGTTGCCATCGATGCCAAGCAGGTTTCGCCCGGACGCTGGGAAATCTTCACCCATGGCGGCCGCAACCCGACGGGGCTGGAGGCCGTGGCCTTCGCCCGCGAGGTGGTTTCGCTGGGCGCGGGCGAACTGCTGGTCACCTCGATGGACCGCGACGGCACCAAGGTTGGCTATGATCTCGGCCTGACCTGCACCATTGCCGATGCGGTTCCCGTCCCGGTCATCGCCTCGGGCGGCGTCGGCGATCTCGACGATCTCGTCGCGGGCGTCCGCGAGGGCCATGCCAGCGCCGTGCTGGCAGCCTCGATCTTCCATTTCGGCACCTACACCATCCCGCAGGCCAAGGCGCATATGGCGGCTGCGGGATTGGCGATGCGGCTGGATTGA
- the coaA gene encoding type I pantothenate kinase, with translation MDQRLIPAPADPDLGSPYRTFSRDEWAHLRADTPLTLSVDDLTKLQSINDPISLDEIVAIYLPLSRLLSLYVAATQGLFKATQRFLMAEAEVKVPYIIGVAGSVAVGKSTTARVLKALLSRWPNTPKVELVTTDGFLLPNAELERRGLMQRKGFPESYDGSAILRFLSDVKAGRKAVSAPVYSHLVYDVVPGGEVTVERPDILILEGLNVLQPSRMPRDGTVIPFVSDYFDFSVYLDADENDLHRWYVNRFMTLRQTAFRDPRSFFRKYAEIGEDEALSIAQQLWTGINLPNLQENILPTRQRASLILTKGASHRIQQVALRRL, from the coding sequence ATGGACCAGCGTCTGATCCCCGCACCGGCCGATCCCGATCTGGGATCGCCCTACCGAACTTTCTCGCGCGACGAGTGGGCGCATCTGCGCGCCGACACGCCGCTCACCTTGTCGGTCGACGACCTGACCAAGCTGCAATCGATCAACGACCCGATTTCGCTCGACGAGATCGTCGCGATCTACCTGCCGCTGTCGCGCCTGCTCTCGCTCTATGTCGCCGCCACCCAAGGGCTGTTCAAGGCGACGCAGCGCTTCCTGATGGCCGAGGCCGAGGTCAAGGTGCCCTACATCATCGGCGTCGCCGGCTCGGTCGCCGTCGGCAAGTCGACCACGGCGCGTGTGCTCAAGGCGTTGCTCTCGCGCTGGCCCAACACGCCCAAGGTCGAGCTCGTCACCACCGACGGTTTCCTGCTGCCCAACGCCGAGCTGGAACGGCGCGGCCTGATGCAGCGCAAGGGCTTTCCGGAGAGCTATGACGGCTCGGCGATCCTGCGCTTCCTGTCGGATGTGAAGGCCGGCCGGAAGGCAGTCTCGGCGCCGGTCTATTCGCATCTGGTCTATGACGTGGTGCCGGGCGGCGAGGTCACGGTCGAACGGCCCGACATCCTGATCCTGGAAGGCCTCAACGTCTTGCAGCCCAGCCGGATGCCCAGGGACGGCACGGTCATTCCCTTCGTCTCCGACTATTTCGACTTCTCGGTCTATCTTGACGCCGACGAGAACGATCTTCACCGCTGGTACGTCAATCGCTTCATGACGCTGCGCCAGACCGCCTTCCGCGATCCCCGCTCCTTCTTTCGCAAATATGCCGAGATCGGCGAGGACGAGGCGCTCTCGATCGCGCAGCAGCTCTGGACCGGAATCAACCTGCCCAATCTGCAGGAAAACATCCTGCCGACCCGCCAGCGCGCCAGCCTGATCCTGACCAAGGGCGCCAGCCATCGCATCCAGCAGGTCGCGCTGCGGCGGCTTTGA
- a CDS encoding RidA family protein has product MSIKRIAVGPRMAKAVVHGDTVYLAGQVAGEAAGKSVAEQTADILGIIDGLLAEAGTDKTKLLMVNIWLSDISTFAEMNGVWDKWVVAGETPARATVEAKLAAPQFTVEIAVIAAR; this is encoded by the coding sequence ATGAGCATCAAGCGCATCGCGGTCGGTCCACGCATGGCCAAGGCCGTCGTCCACGGCGACACCGTCTATCTCGCCGGGCAGGTCGCGGGCGAGGCCGCCGGCAAGAGCGTCGCCGAGCAGACCGCCGACATCCTCGGCATCATCGACGGGCTGCTCGCCGAGGCCGGCACCGACAAGACCAAGCTGCTGATGGTCAACATCTGGCTGTCCGACATCTCGACCTTCGCCGAGATGAACGGCGTCTGGGACAAATGGGTCGTTGCTGGCGAGACGCCGGCTCGCGCCACGGTCGAAGCCAAGCTCGCCGCGCCGCAGTTCACGGTTGAGATCGCGGTGATCGCCGCTAGGTGA
- a CDS encoding phosphoribosyl-ATP diphosphatase yields the protein MTAFTLSDLEARIAERAKASPDESWTAKLLAAGPERAAKKLGEEAVETVIAAVNGDREELIAESADLLYHLLVVLKARDVALQDVLSQLEARTARSGLAEKAARPR from the coding sequence ATGACCGCCTTCACCCTCTCCGACCTCGAAGCCCGCATCGCCGAGCGCGCAAAAGCCTCTCCTGACGAATCCTGGACGGCAAAGCTCCTTGCCGCCGGCCCCGAGCGCGCGGCGAAAAAGCTCGGCGAGGAGGCGGTCGAGACCGTCATCGCCGCAGTGAACGGCGATCGCGAGGAACTGATCGCCGAGAGCGCCGATCTGCTCTATCATCTGTTAGTCGTGCTCAAGGCCCGCGATGTTGCATTGCAGGACGTCTTGAGCCAGCTTGAGGCCCGTACTGCGCGCTCCGGGCTGGCGGAGAAGGCCGCGCGGCCCCGTTGA
- a CDS encoding extracellular solute-binding protein yields the protein MSEEFSKTRSGTSRRQFVEGGVAALAVLPVMKAGSAAAQGLALPKSPVALSIIDVGGALALLQKPLENYRDAKKNLVSRMTFTKAPAPELPGKIKAMQEAKRVDIDLVIGGLDALSAGIEQNLWEPLFPAHAASLPDPSKILLKAALDMHNLGSGQGMCVVYYPSGPLLEYMPAKVAKPPTTTDELLAWTKQNPNRFLYARPANSGPGRTFIMGLPYILGDKDPKDPMGGWDKTWAYLKELGQNIEYYPTGTGATMKELGDGSRDMIVSTTGWDINPRALGIVPKEAKIQTLKGFHWVSDAQYMFVPKGVAPEKLAVILDLISHTMTPEQQAFTYDEGYFYPGPAVKDVPLSMAPESSQKAIAEYGRPEYADLIANNPIETPLTPDKMVAAFRRWDEEVGTKRK from the coding sequence ATGTCTGAGGAATTCTCGAAGACCAGATCCGGCACCTCGCGCCGTCAATTCGTTGAGGGCGGCGTCGCTGCGCTCGCGGTCCTTCCCGTGATGAAGGCGGGTAGCGCCGCCGCGCAGGGCCTGGCCCTGCCGAAATCGCCCGTCGCGCTCAGCATCATCGATGTCGGCGGGGCGCTGGCGTTGTTGCAGAAGCCGCTCGAGAACTACCGCGACGCCAAGAAGAATCTGGTCTCGCGCATGACCTTCACCAAGGCGCCCGCCCCCGAACTGCCGGGCAAGATCAAGGCGATGCAGGAGGCCAAGCGCGTCGATATCGACCTCGTCATCGGCGGGCTCGACGCGCTCTCGGCCGGCATCGAGCAGAACCTCTGGGAGCCGCTGTTCCCGGCCCATGCCGCATCGCTGCCCGATCCGAGCAAGATCCTGCTCAAGGCGGCGCTCGACATGCACAATCTCGGCTCAGGCCAGGGCATGTGCGTGGTTTATTATCCCTCCGGCCCGCTGCTCGAATACATGCCGGCCAAGGTGGCCAAGCCGCCGACCACGACCGACGAACTGCTGGCCTGGACGAAGCAGAACCCCAACCGCTTCCTCTATGCCCGCCCGGCGAACTCCGGACCCGGACGCACCTTCATCATGGGCTTGCCCTACATCCTCGGCGACAAGGATCCCAAGGACCCGATGGGCGGCTGGGACAAGACCTGGGCCTATCTCAAGGAGCTCGGCCAGAACATCGAGTATTACCCGACCGGCACGGGCGCGACGATGAAGGAGCTCGGCGACGGCTCGCGCGACATGATCGTCTCGACCACGGGCTGGGACATCAACCCGCGCGCGCTCGGCATCGTGCCGAAGGAGGCCAAGATCCAGACGCTGAAGGGCTTCCACTGGGTTTCCGACGCGCAATACATGTTCGTGCCCAAGGGCGTCGCGCCGGAAAAGCTGGCTGTGATCCTCGACCTGATCAGCCACACCATGACGCCCGAGCAGCAGGCCTTCACCTATGACGAGGGCTATTTCTATCCGGGCCCGGCGGTGAAGGACGTCCCGCTCTCGATGGCGCCCGAAAGCAGCCAGAAGGCGATCGCCGAGTATGGCCGGCCCGAATATGCCGACCTGATCGCCAACAACCCGATCGAGACGCCGCTGACGCCCGACAAGATGGTTGCGGCCTTCCGGCGCTGGGACGAGGAAGTCGGCACCAAGCGCAAGTAA
- a CDS encoding Gfo/Idh/MocA family protein, giving the protein MRFAAIGLDHRHIFHMVGGLIEAGADCAGFDPTTSDERVLAGFRERFPALVAREREALLDDPTIDLIVCAAVPCDRAGIAIAAMQAGKDVMVDKPGVTSFDQLAAVEAAVAETGRIFSICFSERFTVPATLIAGKLIADGTIGRVIQTVGLGPHRFNRAIRPDWFFDKATYGGILTDIASHQIDQFLHFTGSTEAQIVTSAVGHFADNDLPDFEDFGEVLLRSDRAGGYIRVDWFTADGLPTWGDGRLTILGTKGTIELRKYVDIAGRPGTDHVFLVDRHGTRHIDASTEPLTYFRNLVADIGSRGESAMRQSHVFAVCRLALEAQARAAWVPQKSLGSPQA; this is encoded by the coding sequence ATGCGCTTCGCAGCCATAGGGCTGGACCACCGCCACATCTTCCACATGGTGGGCGGTCTCATCGAAGCCGGCGCCGACTGCGCCGGCTTCGATCCGACAACCAGCGACGAGCGCGTGCTCGCAGGCTTCCGCGAGCGCTTTCCGGCGCTCGTGGCGCGCGAGCGCGAAGCGCTGCTCGACGATCCCACGATCGACCTGATCGTCTGCGCAGCCGTCCCTTGCGACCGCGCCGGGATCGCGATCGCGGCGATGCAGGCCGGCAAGGACGTTATGGTCGACAAGCCGGGCGTGACGAGTTTCGACCAGCTTGCTGCGGTCGAGGCCGCGGTCGCGGAAACCGGCCGGATCTTCTCGATCTGCTTTTCGGAACGCTTCACCGTCCCCGCCACCCTCATCGCCGGCAAGCTGATCGCGGACGGCACGATCGGCCGCGTGATCCAGACCGTGGGACTCGGCCCGCACCGGTTCAACCGCGCCATCCGGCCGGACTGGTTCTTCGACAAGGCGACCTATGGCGGCATCCTGACCGACATCGCCTCGCACCAGATCGACCAGTTCCTGCATTTCACCGGTTCGACCGAGGCGCAGATCGTCACTTCGGCGGTCGGTCACTTCGCCGACAACGACCTGCCCGATTTCGAGGATTTCGGCGAGGTCCTGCTGCGCAGCGACCGGGCCGGCGGCTATATCCGTGTTGACTGGTTCACCGCCGACGGGCTGCCGACATGGGGTGACGGCCGCCTGACGATCCTGGGCACCAAAGGCACGATCGAGCTGCGCAAATATGTCGATATCGCCGGGCGGCCGGGCACCGACCACGTCTTTCTCGTCGACCGCCACGGCACGCGCCATATCGACGCCTCGACAGAGCCGTTGACCTATTTCCGCAACCTCGTCGCCGACATCGGCTCGCGCGGCGAGAGCGCGATGCGCCAGTCCCATGTCTTTGCCGTCTGCCGTCTGGCGCTGGAGGCGCAGGCGCGCGCGGCCTGGGTGCCGCAAAAATCTCTCGGGAGTCCACAGGCATGA
- a CDS encoding aldose 1-epimerase family protein — translation MSDLQDRHSIAAAGLAATISSEGAELVSLKSADGTEWLWQAGPQWPRHAPVLFPIVGRLADDTLRHQGRDHRLTQHGFARDSRFGWVARGESSAHLRLSDSAATRALYPFAFTLDLIYAAAGNTLSVTAVIANPGDQMLPCSLGAHPAFNWPLVPGLPQESHAVEFSDAETGTASTLTQGLLDGTTRLPLEGRALPLSPALFEADALILSGVASRSIRYMAHGPDGQTLRALTVAWEGYRDLGLWSKPGGAPFLCIEPWYGTASPLGWQGEFADKPGLMHIAPGETRTLVWSVTLES, via the coding sequence ATGTCGGATTTGCAGGACCGCCACAGCATCGCTGCGGCCGGATTGGCGGCGACGATCAGCTCCGAGGGCGCCGAACTGGTCAGCCTCAAGAGTGCCGATGGGACGGAATGGCTCTGGCAGGCCGGCCCGCAATGGCCGCGCCACGCCCCCGTGCTGTTTCCGATCGTCGGGCGTCTCGCCGACGACACGCTTCGGCACCAGGGCCGCGACCATCGCCTGACCCAGCATGGGTTCGCCCGCGACAGCCGCTTCGGCTGGGTAGCGCGCGGCGAAAGCTCCGCCCATCTGCGCCTGAGCGACAGTGCCGCGACGCGCGCGCTCTACCCCTTCGCCTTCACGCTCGACCTGATCTACGCCGCGGCCGGCAACACGCTCTCCGTGACGGCCGTGATCGCCAATCCCGGCGATCAAATGCTGCCCTGCAGCCTCGGCGCCCACCCAGCCTTCAACTGGCCGCTCGTCCCGGGACTGCCGCAGGAGAGCCATGCCGTCGAGTTCTCGGATGCCGAGACCGGCACTGCGTCGACCCTGACGCAAGGGTTGCTCGACGGAACGACGAGGCTGCCGCTCGAAGGCCGAGCCCTGCCGCTCTCGCCTGCTTTATTCGAGGCCGATGCGCTGATCCTCAGCGGCGTCGCCAGCCGCTCGATCCGCTATATGGCGCATGGTCCCGACGGGCAGACATTGCGCGCTCTGACGGTCGCATGGGAGGGCTATCGCGATCTCGGCCTCTGGTCGAAGCCGGGCGGAGCGCCCTTCCTCTGCATCGAGCCCTGGTACGGCACCGCAAGCCCGCTCGGCTGGCAGGGCGAATTCGCCGACAAGCCCGGCCTGATGCACATCGCGCCGGGCGAGACCCGCACGCTGGTCTGGAGCGTGACGCTGGAGAGCTAA